The Cellulomonas sp. S1-8 genome has a window encoding:
- a CDS encoding fructosamine kinase family protein codes for MAGAVHRKARTNAPAGFFACEAAGLRWLAAAGGAPVVEVLDVGDDHLDLVRLHPVPPDVAAARAFGAALARTHDAGAPAFGAPPDGWPGDGWFGPLDAPLTLAAGRYDTWGAFLADCRISPVATALRAAGLTTSADDDAVDRLVGRLRSGRWDDDEPPARLHGDLWQGNVVWTADGATLTDPAAHGGHRETDLAMLALFGLPHLHDVLEAYAAVHPLRRGWQHRVGLHQFYPVAVHALLFGGGYVAQTRRLLHAAVDA; via the coding sequence GTGGCCGGCGCGGTGCACCGCAAGGCCCGGACGAACGCACCCGCGGGCTTCTTCGCGTGCGAGGCCGCGGGGCTGCGCTGGCTCGCTGCCGCCGGGGGTGCGCCCGTCGTCGAGGTGCTCGACGTCGGGGACGACCACCTCGACCTCGTCCGGCTGCACCCCGTCCCTCCGGACGTCGCGGCCGCCCGCGCGTTCGGCGCGGCGTTGGCCCGCACGCACGACGCGGGCGCGCCTGCGTTCGGCGCCCCGCCCGACGGCTGGCCGGGCGACGGCTGGTTCGGGCCTCTCGACGCCCCCCTGACCCTGGCGGCGGGCCGGTACGACACGTGGGGCGCGTTCCTGGCGGACTGCCGGATCTCCCCCGTCGCGACGGCCCTGCGCGCGGCCGGGCTCACGACGTCCGCGGACGACGACGCCGTCGACCGGCTGGTGGGACGGCTGCGCTCCGGCCGGTGGGACGACGACGAGCCGCCCGCCCGCCTGCACGGCGACCTGTGGCAGGGCAACGTCGTGTGGACGGCCGACGGCGCCACGCTGACCGACCCGGCGGCGCACGGCGGGCACCGCGAGACCGACCTGGCGATGCTCGCGCTGTTCGGCCTGCCGCACCTGCACGACGTCCTCGAGGCGTACGCCGCGGTGCACCCTCTGCGACGTGGGTGGCAGCACCGGGTGGGGCTGCACCAGTTCTACCCGGTCGCGGTGCACGCGCTGCTGTTCGGCGGCGGCTACGTCGCGCAGACGCGTCGGCTGCTCCACGCGGCGGTCGACGCCTGA
- a CDS encoding alpha/beta fold hydrolase codes for MLVHGTRTSSAIWDAQVEAMRRSGHPTVAIDLPGHGSRAHERFTLDGALAAIDGAVASCSEPPLLVGLSLGGYTALAYAGRHEDRIAGVVLAGCSTEIRGKPLSLYRRASHHVTRWFGLGQGSWHVVSDMLSAMAGYSPLRDLRRLLLPVWLVNGQRDPLRLDERRYLRALPGVRLTVVPRAGHDVNSHAPAAFNRVLLDALHELAAHTHGHAHRLSRV; via the coding sequence GTGCTCGTGCACGGGACGCGCACGTCGTCGGCGATCTGGGACGCCCAGGTCGAGGCGATGCGCCGCAGCGGGCACCCGACGGTGGCGATCGACCTGCCGGGCCACGGCTCACGCGCCCACGAGCGGTTCACGCTCGACGGCGCGCTGGCGGCCATCGACGGCGCCGTCGCGTCGTGCAGCGAGCCCCCGCTGCTCGTGGGCCTGTCCCTCGGCGGGTACACGGCCCTCGCGTACGCCGGCCGGCACGAGGACCGCATCGCAGGCGTCGTGCTGGCGGGCTGCTCGACCGAGATCCGCGGCAAGCCCCTGTCGCTGTACCGCCGCGCGTCGCACCACGTGACGCGGTGGTTCGGCCTCGGCCAGGGCTCGTGGCACGTCGTGTCGGACATGCTCTCGGCCATGGCCGGGTACTCCCCCCTGCGGGACCTGCGTCGCCTGCTGCTGCCGGTGTGGCTGGTCAACGGGCAGCGCGATCCCCTGCGGCTCGACGAGCGGCGCTACCTGCGTGCCCTGCCGGGGGTGCGCCTGACCGTCGTGCCGCGGGCCGGGCACGACGTGAACTCGCACGCGCCGGCGGCGTTCAACCGCGTCCTGCTCGACGCGCTGCACGAGCTCGCCGCGCACACCCACGGGCACGCGCACCGCCTGTCGCGCGTCTGA
- a CDS encoding alpha/beta fold hydrolase: MSTSAAGTLSSTTVGESGAPVVFLHGLFGQGRNFAQIAKALAPEYRSLLLDLPDHGRSAWTDRFDYTTTADLVADHLRAGAAADGPVHVVGHSMGGKVAMVLALRHPELVGRLVVADIAPAAGGSVGEFAHLLDSLAAVDLTTLARRGEADERLAARIPDARVRGFLLQNLRADGDGGFRWQANLDLLRRDLAAVGGFPDVGEATFDHPVLWVAGDRSDYVRPEHDPAMRRLFPRTTLVTLKGAGHWVHSEQPEAFVSALRTFLGADGR; this comes from the coding sequence GTGAGCACCAGCGCGGCGGGCACCCTGAGCAGCACGACCGTGGGGGAGTCCGGTGCCCCGGTCGTCTTCCTGCACGGGCTGTTCGGGCAAGGGCGCAACTTCGCGCAGATCGCCAAGGCGCTGGCGCCCGAGTACCGGTCCCTGCTGCTGGACCTGCCGGACCACGGCCGCTCGGCGTGGACCGACCGGTTCGACTACACGACGACCGCGGACCTCGTCGCCGACCACCTGCGTGCCGGGGCCGCCGCCGACGGACCCGTGCACGTCGTCGGGCACTCGATGGGCGGCAAGGTCGCGATGGTCCTCGCGCTGCGGCACCCGGAGCTCGTCGGGCGGCTGGTGGTCGCGGACATCGCCCCGGCCGCAGGCGGCTCGGTGGGCGAGTTCGCGCACCTGCTGGACAGCCTCGCGGCCGTCGACCTGACGACGCTGGCCCGTCGCGGCGAGGCCGACGAGCGGCTCGCGGCGCGCATCCCCGACGCCCGGGTGCGCGGCTTCCTGCTGCAGAACCTGCGCGCCGACGGCGACGGCGGCTTCCGCTGGCAGGCCAACCTCGACCTGCTGCGTCGCGACCTGGCGGCGGTCGGTGGCTTCCCCGACGTCGGCGAGGCCACGTTCGACCACCCGGTGCTGTGGGTGGCGGGCGACAGGTCCGACTACGTGCGCCCCGAGCACGACCCGGCGATGCGCCGCCTGTTCCCGCGCACGACGCTCGTGACGCTCAAGGGCGCCGGGCACTGGGTGCACTCCGAGCAGCCGGAGGCGTTCGTCTCGGCGCTCCGCACGTTCCTCGGCGCGGACGGTCGCTGA
- a CDS encoding ClpP family protease, which yields MSTQAPTRPSDDELLTRLAHERIVVLSTALDEHTGHRLAAQLFLLATEDPHADITLWISSPGGSVPAMLAIHDVMRLIPNDVRTVAVGMAASAGQFLLSAGTPGKRYALPHARVLLHQGSAGIGGTAVDVELQADELRHTRDTVLGLIAQHTGQDVARVREDSLRDRWFTAAEALEYGFVDAIATGLTDVRPAGTRRTVVGSGAAGFGA from the coding sequence ATGAGCACACAGGCACCAACCCGACCCTCCGACGACGAGCTGCTGACCCGGCTCGCGCACGAACGCATCGTCGTGCTGAGCACGGCGCTCGACGAGCACACCGGCCACCGCCTGGCGGCGCAGCTCTTCCTGCTGGCCACGGAGGACCCCCACGCCGACATCACGCTGTGGATCAGCTCGCCCGGTGGGTCGGTCCCCGCGATGCTGGCGATCCACGACGTCATGCGGCTGATCCCCAACGACGTGCGCACCGTCGCCGTCGGCATGGCCGCGAGCGCCGGGCAGTTCCTGCTGTCGGCCGGGACGCCGGGCAAGCGGTACGCGCTGCCGCACGCGCGCGTCCTGCTGCACCAGGGATCGGCGGGCATCGGCGGCACCGCGGTGGACGTCGAGCTGCAGGCCGACGAGCTCCGGCACACCCGCGACACGGTGCTGGGCCTCATCGCGCAGCACACCGGGCAGGACGTCGCGCGCGTGCGGGAGGACTCGTTGCGTGACCGCTGGTTCACGGCGGCCGAGGCGCTGGAGTACGGGTTCGTCGACGCGATCGCGACGGGCCTGACGGACGTGCGGCCGGCGGGCACGCGACGCACGGTCGTGGGCAGCGGTGCGGCGGGGTTCGGCGCATGA
- a CDS encoding ClpP family protease, whose protein sequence is MSGYLVPNVVERRGNVERSVDVFSRLLSERIVYLGTPIDDGVANVLVAQLLHLEADNPDLPIQLYVNSPGGSTSAMLAVYDAMQYVRPAVETTCVGQAAADAAVLLAGGAAGRRAILAHGRVVLHQPTTRGEGTIPDLILAADEVVRVRAQLEEVLARHTGKDVATLRHDTDRDLVLTAEQAVAYGIADHVVTSRGR, encoded by the coding sequence ATGAGCGGCTACCTGGTGCCGAACGTCGTCGAGCGGCGCGGCAACGTCGAGCGCTCGGTGGACGTGTTCAGCCGGCTGCTGTCGGAACGGATCGTGTACCTGGGCACCCCGATCGACGACGGCGTCGCCAACGTGCTGGTCGCGCAGCTGCTGCACCTCGAGGCCGACAACCCGGACCTGCCGATCCAGCTGTACGTGAACTCGCCCGGCGGGTCGACGTCGGCGATGCTCGCCGTCTACGACGCGATGCAGTACGTGCGCCCGGCCGTCGAGACGACGTGCGTGGGCCAGGCCGCGGCGGACGCCGCGGTGCTGCTCGCGGGCGGGGCCGCCGGGCGCCGGGCGATCCTCGCGCACGGTCGCGTCGTGCTGCACCAGCCCACGACGCGCGGCGAGGGCACGATCCCGGACCTGATCCTGGCGGCCGACGAGGTCGTGCGGGTGCGCGCCCAGCTCGAGGAGGTGCTCGCCCGGCACACCGGCAAGGACGTCGCGACGCTGCGGCACGACACCGACCGCGACCTCGTCCTCACCGCCGAGCAGGCGGTGGCGTACGGCATCGCGGACCACGTGGTGACGTCGCGCGGACGCTGA
- a CDS encoding helix-turn-helix domain-containing protein, with product MEHEVVPLVPVRRPSAWRRTIGALLRAAREERGLRLVDVAVRARLSPQYLSEVERGLKEPSSEVLAALTDALGLTLVDLAQGLVDALDAPATRRGQVVRSLSSRPGHGRAPAGAPRTGTLLAA from the coding sequence ATGGAGCACGAGGTCGTCCCGCTGGTCCCCGTGCGCCGCCCGTCCGCCTGGCGGCGCACCATCGGTGCGCTGCTGCGGGCCGCGCGCGAGGAGCGCGGGCTGCGCCTCGTCGACGTCGCGGTCCGGGCGCGCCTGTCGCCCCAGTACCTCTCCGAGGTCGAGCGCGGGCTCAAGGAGCCGTCCTCCGAGGTGCTCGCCGCCCTCACCGACGCCCTCGGGCTCACCCTGGTGGACCTCGCCCAGGGCCTCGTCGACGCGCTCGACGCGCCCGCTACCCGCCGAGGACAGGTCGTGCGCTCGCTCTCCTCACGCCCCGGTCACGGACGGGCGCCGGCCGGCGCGCCGCGGACGGGCACGCTGCTCGCCGCCTGA
- the dinB gene encoding DNA polymerase IV — protein sequence MSGATILHADLDAFYASVEQLLDPRLRGRPIAVGGSARGGVVLAASYEAKAYGVAGGMPGWRAARLCPSLQFVPGRFREYQPLADRVMDILGDVTPAVERISIDEAFLDVAGSTHLFGPPARIAALLRQRVRDEIGLPISVGAARTKHLAKIASQVAKPDGMVVVEPEREREFLDPLPVGLMWGIGPVARARLAERGITTIGELARTPSGAVEQVLGRAVGARMSALAHNEDPRRVSGAGRARSVGAQSALGRQAVTRELVREVLSQLADRVAGRLRAKDRAGRTVTVRVRFPGMRSVTRSLTLPGPVATTLTLTEVAEQLVWQAIREQAQPEPEVTLLAVQVSGLVQQSTLQLELPLLTDDPRRPGSAPGAARWAVDRSVDAVRARFGSGAVGYLPTAMPRVRTVPDEFRELAEHDL from the coding sequence ATGTCCGGTGCGACGATCCTGCACGCCGACCTCGACGCGTTCTACGCGTCGGTCGAGCAGCTGCTGGACCCCCGCCTGCGCGGGCGTCCCATCGCCGTCGGCGGCAGCGCTCGCGGCGGGGTCGTGCTCGCGGCGTCGTACGAGGCCAAGGCGTACGGCGTCGCCGGAGGGATGCCCGGCTGGCGTGCTGCGCGGCTGTGTCCCTCGCTGCAGTTCGTCCCCGGGCGGTTCCGTGAGTACCAGCCGCTCGCCGACAGGGTCATGGACATCCTCGGCGACGTGACGCCCGCGGTGGAGCGGATCTCGATCGACGAGGCGTTCCTCGACGTCGCGGGCTCCACCCACCTGTTCGGCCCGCCCGCGCGGATCGCCGCGCTGCTGCGGCAGCGCGTGCGGGACGAGATCGGGCTGCCGATCTCGGTGGGCGCGGCGCGGACCAAGCACCTGGCGAAGATCGCGTCGCAGGTCGCCAAGCCCGACGGCATGGTCGTCGTGGAGCCCGAGCGGGAGCGCGAGTTCCTCGACCCGCTGCCCGTGGGGCTGATGTGGGGCATCGGGCCGGTCGCCCGTGCGCGGCTCGCCGAGCGTGGCATCACGACGATCGGGGAGCTCGCGCGCACGCCGTCGGGTGCCGTCGAGCAGGTCCTGGGCCGCGCGGTCGGCGCCCGGATGTCCGCGCTCGCGCACAACGAGGACCCCCGCCGCGTCTCCGGTGCCGGGCGTGCCCGGTCCGTCGGGGCGCAGTCCGCGCTCGGTCGGCAGGCCGTGACGCGTGAGCTCGTGCGCGAGGTCCTCAGCCAGCTCGCCGACCGCGTGGCGGGGCGGCTCCGCGCCAAGGACCGTGCCGGGCGCACCGTCACCGTGCGCGTGCGGTTCCCCGGCATGCGGTCGGTGACGCGCTCGCTGACGCTGCCCGGACCCGTCGCGACGACGCTCACGCTCACCGAGGTCGCCGAGCAGCTGGTCTGGCAGGCGATCCGCGAGCAGGCGCAGCCCGAGCCGGAGGTCACGCTGCTCGCGGTCCAGGTCTCCGGGCTGGTGCAGCAGTCCACGCTGCAGCTCGAGCTGCCGCTCCTCACGGACGACCCGCGCCGCCCCGGGTCGGCACCCGGCGCCGCGCGGTGGGCCGTCGACCGCTCGGTCGACGCCGTGCGTGCCCGCTTCGGGTCCGGAGCGGTCGGGTACCTGCCGACGGCGATGCCACGCGTGCGCACCGTGCCCGACGAGTTCCGGGAGCTCGCCGAGCACGACCTGTGA
- a CDS encoding cellulose binding domain-containing protein has protein sequence MRRRTLTRAALVAAVSVGALVGAAVLTPATAAPGGSGPNPADYETSSALPNHTIYRPANLPTARMPIVVWSNGACSANGTSAVNFLKEIASHGFLVISNGRPNGSGSSTSAWLTQAIDWAVAENGRGQSAFYNRLDTSKIGVAGFSCGGVEAYAVSGDPRVTTTGIFSSGLLNDADDYQLRRLDHPIVYVIGGPSDIAYPNAIDDWGKLPAGLPAFMGNLNVGHGGTYHETNGGEFGRVAQQWFRWQLKGDTQAGRTFVGQNCGLCGTQWTVQQKNLTLGVDPTPTPTPTPTPTPTPTPTPTPTPTPTPTPTPTPTPTPTPTPTPTPTSGTSACTATYQVASQWGEGFVANVTVAARSSVNGWVVRLTLPGGAAVTNTWSSVRTGSATSGTVTLGNAPWNGSIAAGQSTSFGFQGTGNGGGATVSCEAA, from the coding sequence ATGAGACGACGCACCCTCACCCGCGCCGCGCTGGTCGCGGCGGTGTCCGTCGGCGCGCTCGTCGGCGCAGCCGTGCTGACGCCCGCGACCGCGGCGCCCGGCGGCTCCGGCCCGAACCCGGCGGACTACGAGACGTCCAGCGCGCTGCCGAACCACACGATCTACCGGCCCGCGAACCTCCCCACGGCGCGGATGCCGATCGTCGTGTGGAGCAACGGGGCCTGCTCGGCGAACGGCACGTCGGCCGTGAACTTCCTCAAGGAGATCGCCTCGCACGGGTTCCTCGTGATCTCCAACGGCCGCCCCAACGGCTCCGGGTCGTCCACGTCGGCGTGGCTGACGCAGGCCATCGACTGGGCGGTCGCCGAGAACGGCCGCGGGCAGAGCGCGTTCTACAACCGGCTCGACACGAGCAAGATCGGCGTCGCCGGCTTCTCCTGCGGCGGGGTCGAGGCGTACGCCGTCTCCGGCGACCCGCGCGTCACCACGACGGGGATCTTCAGCAGCGGCCTGCTCAACGACGCCGACGACTACCAGCTGCGGCGGCTCGACCACCCCATCGTCTACGTGATCGGCGGGCCGAGCGACATCGCGTACCCGAACGCCATCGACGACTGGGGCAAGCTGCCCGCGGGCCTGCCCGCGTTCATGGGCAACCTCAACGTCGGCCACGGCGGCACGTACCACGAGACCAACGGCGGTGAGTTCGGGCGCGTGGCGCAGCAGTGGTTCCGGTGGCAGCTCAAGGGCGACACGCAGGCCGGGCGGACGTTCGTCGGGCAGAACTGTGGCCTGTGCGGCACGCAGTGGACCGTGCAGCAGAAGAACCTCACGCTCGGCGTCGACCCGACGCCCACCCCGACGCCGACGCCCACCCCGACGCCGACCCCGACGCCCACCCCGACGCCGACGCCGACGCCGACGCCGACGCCCACCCCGACGCCGACGCCGACGCCCACCCCGACGCCCACACCGACCCCGACGTCGGGCACGTCCGCCTGCACCGCGACCTACCAGGTCGCCAGCCAGTGGGGTGAGGGCTTCGTCGCCAACGTCACCGTCGCCGCGAGGTCGTCGGTCAACGGCTGGGTCGTGCGACTGACGCTGCCGGGCGGTGCGGCGGTGACCAACACGTGGAGCAGCGTGCGGACCGGCTCGGCCACCAGCGGCACCGTCACCCTCGGCAACGCCCCGTGGAACGGCAGCATCGCGGCCGGGCAGAGCACGAGCTTCGGGTTCCAGGGCACCGGCAACGGCGGGGGCGCGACCGTGTCGTGCGAGGCCGCCTGA
- a CDS encoding PaaX family transcriptional regulator C-terminal domain-containing protein: MERHAAGDEVDAPRVQSGPNPQHLLTTVLGEYLDSADAELPSAAVVAALHEFGISPGSARAALSRLVRRGLVAVRREGRTPLYHVTASAIARHRSTMHRFLAFGAVPRTWDGEWLVVSYSLPESRQAQRHALRKVLGGLGFARLYDSVWINPDPDPDPVRAALDGLLAGVPGARWSVMHSRFEGATGPGGPAAAYDLASLASAYRAFVAEHAALLAAVRAGAVGPAHALVARATLMDAWRRFSVVDPDLPDELLPTPWPRAEARATFLEVHSALGPLAQERLVELMSPSWPQAAAWVTHYVAAEDPSAPPLGGRR; the protein is encoded by the coding sequence GTGGAGAGGCATGCCGCGGGGGACGAGGTCGACGCGCCGCGGGTGCAGTCGGGCCCCAACCCGCAGCACCTGCTCACGACCGTCCTCGGTGAGTACCTCGACTCCGCCGACGCCGAGCTGCCGTCGGCGGCCGTGGTCGCGGCGCTGCACGAGTTCGGGATCAGCCCGGGGAGTGCACGTGCGGCGCTGTCCCGGTTGGTGCGGCGCGGACTGGTCGCGGTGCGCCGGGAGGGCCGGACGCCGCTCTACCACGTGACGGCCTCGGCGATCGCGCGGCACCGGTCGACCATGCACCGCTTCCTCGCGTTCGGTGCGGTCCCGCGGACGTGGGACGGCGAGTGGCTCGTGGTCTCGTACTCCCTGCCCGAGTCGCGCCAGGCCCAGCGGCACGCGCTGCGCAAGGTGCTCGGCGGGCTCGGGTTCGCGCGGTTGTACGACAGCGTCTGGATCAACCCGGACCCCGACCCGGACCCGGTCCGCGCGGCCCTCGACGGCCTGCTCGCGGGCGTCCCGGGCGCCCGGTGGTCGGTCATGCACTCCAGGTTCGAGGGCGCGACGGGCCCGGGCGGCCCCGCGGCGGCGTACGACCTCGCGAGCCTGGCGTCCGCCTACCGCGCGTTCGTCGCCGAGCACGCGGCGCTGCTGGCCGCGGTGCGGGCCGGGGCGGTGGGCCCGGCGCACGCGCTCGTCGCCCGCGCCACGCTGATGGACGCGTGGCGACGGTTCAGCGTGGTGGACCCCGACCTGCCGGACGAGCTGCTGCCGACGCCGTGGCCCCGGGCGGAGGCACGCGCGACGTTCCTGGAGGTCCACTCCGCGCTCGGACCGCTCGCGCAGGAGCGGCTGGTCGAGCTGATGTCGCCGTCGTGGCCGCAGGCCGCAGCGTGGGTGACGCACTACGTGGCCGCCGAAGACCCGAGCGCACCACCGCTCGGCGGGCGACGCTGA
- a CDS encoding AI-2E family transporter: MSDARSAAGVSAAARRVAGGRRNPAVVGRDDTAPRWLRRSAGVSWRLLVVLAAVVVVFYATSQVTLVFVALFLALVFTAVLRPLVEVLDKVMPRGIATAASLLGGILFFLGMLTYVGYSIATQWNDLSVQFASGIRQITDFLESGALPFTITSEQIAEWIDNGLQWVQEHAGTLAGQAAASAGSVAIAFTALALAVFCSVFFLARGDQIWTWFLNQLPARSRATWQTAGDAGWYTFSGYTRGTVLIALADGVLAFLLLTVLGVPLAAPLAVLVLIGAFIPLIGAPAAMVVAMIVALAANGLWSAVFVGVGIALIGQLEGHILQPLIMGKQVSLHPIVVALAVTAGTLTAGILGAVISVPLVAVAWAVFARLRTLDPPMEELDAADDEAEPTADDDDEQADVRASAGDRDAG; this comes from the coding sequence ATGTCGGACGCGCGTTCCGCGGCTGGGGTGAGCGCTGCCGCGCGCCGCGTCGCAGGTGGCCGGCGCAACCCGGCGGTGGTCGGGCGCGACGACACGGCGCCCCGGTGGCTGCGCCGATCGGCCGGCGTCTCGTGGCGGTTGCTCGTCGTGCTGGCGGCCGTGGTCGTCGTCTTCTACGCCACGTCGCAGGTCACGTTGGTGTTCGTCGCGTTGTTCCTCGCGCTCGTCTTCACGGCCGTGCTGCGCCCGCTGGTCGAGGTCCTGGACAAGGTCATGCCGCGCGGCATCGCGACGGCGGCGTCCCTGCTCGGCGGGATCCTGTTCTTCCTCGGCATGCTCACCTACGTCGGCTACTCGATCGCGACGCAGTGGAACGACCTCAGCGTCCAGTTCGCGTCGGGCATCCGGCAGATCACCGACTTCCTGGAGAGCGGCGCGCTGCCGTTCACGATCACGAGCGAGCAGATCGCCGAGTGGATCGACAACGGGCTGCAGTGGGTGCAGGAGCACGCGGGCACGCTCGCCGGCCAGGCCGCGGCGAGCGCAGGGTCCGTGGCCATCGCGTTCACGGCGCTGGCCCTGGCGGTCTTCTGCTCGGTCTTCTTCCTGGCGCGGGGCGACCAGATCTGGACGTGGTTCCTCAACCAGCTCCCGGCGCGCTCGCGGGCGACGTGGCAGACCGCCGGCGACGCCGGCTGGTACACCTTCTCGGGGTACACGCGAGGCACCGTCCTCATCGCGTTGGCCGACGGCGTCCTGGCCTTCCTGCTCCTCACGGTCCTGGGGGTGCCGCTCGCTGCGCCCCTGGCGGTGCTGGTGCTCATCGGCGCCTTCATCCCGCTGATCGGCGCACCCGCCGCCATGGTCGTCGCGATGATCGTGGCGCTCGCCGCCAACGGCCTGTGGTCCGCGGTGTTCGTCGGTGTGGGGATCGCGCTCATCGGGCAGCTCGAGGGCCACATCCTGCAGCCGTTGATCATGGGCAAGCAGGTCTCCCTGCACCCCATCGTCGTCGCCCTGGCCGTCACGGCGGGCACGCTGACCGCCGGCATCCTCGGGGCGGTGATCTCGGTGCCGCTCGTCGCGGTCGCCTGGGCCGTCTTCGCCCGGCTGCGCACGCTCGACCCCCCGATGGAGGAGCTGGACGCCGCGGACGACGAGGCGGAGCCGACTGCGGACGACGACGACGAGCAGGCCGACGTGCGCGCGTCCGCCGGCGACCGCGACGCGGGGTGA
- a CDS encoding DUF3375 domain-containing protein, which produces MITRAEGAYLGAVRAFQNPMLDLLHKRHAPLVVALLSLVFTAERPRVPVADAHTEVGDALDQLRAAGYGDDLPVGGARDLCRQWADAGWLVRQVVDDDVEVYRLSAHAVGALEVAGRAGGARARVSQSRVRTLLEAVERLALDADPDVMVRVARLDTEVRRLQAEIARLERTGQIDEVDDEELLEEAENVLHLVRELPADFARVAESIKAMQRDVVTALRQDARPTGDVLREYLHRGEQVMDATPEGRAFAGALRLLGDPQRLDELAEQLDTVLRHRFAARLPGAQRSELREVVRRIEQGLDQVFAAQREASYVITGQVRHHDPLRDRQVDELLRDVMTGLQAWLPGSRRWHAVEPLRRLPVAEVEHLRRTPGDLQPPQPPDALAAWDDDPDVSDADARAWGGPHYADLDAHLRVFGAGAAAVDLAAAFRAAPAGLRRPVDLLGLLEIAHQRGMTESDELTFVDAVRPDGSRRRFAFGATTTRTKDEGDD; this is translated from the coding sequence ATGATCACTCGTGCCGAAGGGGCGTACCTGGGCGCCGTCCGGGCGTTCCAGAACCCGATGCTCGACCTGCTGCACAAGCGGCACGCACCCCTGGTGGTCGCGCTGCTGTCGCTCGTGTTCACCGCCGAGCGTCCCCGCGTCCCGGTCGCCGACGCGCACACCGAGGTCGGCGACGCGCTCGACCAGCTGCGCGCGGCGGGCTACGGGGACGACCTCCCGGTGGGCGGAGCACGCGACCTGTGCCGGCAGTGGGCGGACGCGGGCTGGCTGGTGCGGCAGGTGGTCGACGACGACGTCGAGGTCTACCGCCTCTCGGCGCACGCGGTCGGCGCGCTGGAGGTCGCCGGGCGTGCCGGCGGTGCGCGTGCGCGGGTCTCGCAGTCGCGCGTCCGCACGCTGCTGGAGGCCGTCGAGCGCCTCGCGCTGGACGCGGACCCCGACGTCATGGTGCGCGTCGCACGCCTCGACACCGAGGTGCGCCGGCTGCAGGCGGAGATCGCGCGCCTCGAACGCACCGGGCAGATCGACGAGGTCGACGACGAGGAGCTCCTCGAGGAGGCCGAGAACGTCCTGCACCTGGTCCGCGAGCTGCCCGCCGACTTCGCGCGCGTGGCGGAGTCGATCAAGGCGATGCAACGCGACGTCGTGACGGCCCTGCGACAGGACGCGCGCCCGACCGGCGACGTGCTGCGCGAGTACCTGCACCGTGGCGAGCAGGTCATGGACGCCACCCCGGAGGGACGCGCGTTCGCCGGTGCGCTGCGGTTGCTCGGCGACCCGCAGCGGCTCGACGAGCTGGCGGAGCAGCTGGACACGGTGCTGCGTCACCGGTTCGCGGCCCGGCTGCCCGGCGCGCAGCGCTCCGAGCTGCGCGAGGTCGTGCGGCGCATCGAGCAGGGCCTGGACCAGGTGTTCGCGGCCCAGCGGGAGGCGTCGTACGTCATCACCGGGCAGGTGCGCCACCACGACCCGCTCCGCGACCGGCAGGTCGACGAGCTGCTGCGCGACGTCATGACGGGGCTGCAGGCGTGGCTCCCGGGCTCGCGGCGGTGGCACGCCGTGGAGCCCCTGCGCCGGCTGCCCGTCGCGGAGGTCGAGCACCTGCGTCGAACCCCCGGGGACCTGCAGCCACCGCAGCCCCCGGACGCCCTCGCGGCGTGGGACGACGACCCCGACGTGTCCGACGCCGACGCGCGCGCCTGGGGCGGCCCGCACTACGCGGACCTCGACGCGCACCTGCGGGTGTTCGGTGCCGGTGCGGCCGCTGTCGACCTGGCCGCGGCGTTCCGTGCCGCGCCGGCCGGGCTACGACGCCCGGTGGACCTGCTGGGCCTGCTGGAGATCGCGCACCAGCGCGGCATGACGGAGAGCGACGAGCTCACGTTCGTCGACGCGGTCCGGCCGGACGGCTCACGCCGCCGGTTCGCGTTCGGCGCGACGACCACGAGGACGAAGGACGAGGGCGATGACTGA